In a genomic window of Chryseobacterium sp. G0162:
- a CDS encoding phosphoribosyltransferase: MESIKVHDKTFVPYLKDAEIQEIVKETALRIYEDYKDEVPVFIGVLNGVIMFFSDLLKYYPGECEIAFLQMSSYVGTESTGIVYQKMELTKDVKDRHIILVEDIVDTGNTVESLFKYFQETQRPKSVKLASFLLKPEIYKKDFKLDYIGKEIPNKFVLGYGLDYDELGRNLPNLYQLEDGQINH; the protein is encoded by the coding sequence ATGGAAAGTATTAAAGTTCACGACAAAACTTTCGTTCCTTATTTAAAGGATGCCGAAATTCAGGAAATTGTAAAAGAGACCGCATTAAGAATTTATGAAGATTACAAAGACGAAGTTCCTGTTTTCATTGGTGTTTTGAATGGAGTTATCATGTTCTTCTCAGATCTTTTAAAATATTATCCTGGGGAATGCGAAATCGCTTTCCTACAAATGAGTTCTTATGTAGGAACTGAATCTACAGGGATTGTTTACCAAAAAATGGAACTGACAAAAGACGTAAAAGACCGTCACATCATTCTTGTAGAAGATATCGTTGACACAGGAAATACGGTTGAAAGTCTTTTCAAATATTTCCAGGAAACACAACGTCCTAAATCTGTAAAACTAGCAAGTTTCTTATTGAAACCTGAGATTTACAAGAAGGATTTCAAACTGGACTATATTGGAAAGGAAATTCCAAATAAATTTGTTCTTGGTTATGGATTGGATTATGATGAATTGGGAAGAAACCTACCTAATTTGTACCAGTTAGAAGACGGACAAATCAATCATTAA
- a CDS encoding adenylate kinase — translation MINIVLFGPPGSGKGTQAQNLIEKFNLKQVSTGDLFRYNMKNDTELGKLAKSYIDKGELVPDQVTTDMLIDEIRKPTNTNGFIFDGYPRTTAQTEALEKIVKEELNDEIDICLSLIVEDKILVERLLKRGETSGRSDDSNVEIIENRIKEYYTKTAEVAELYKQQGKYVEVNGVGEINEISQKLFAEVEKIK, via the coding sequence ATGATAAACATTGTTCTGTTCGGCCCTCCAGGAAGTGGAAAAGGAACACAAGCTCAGAATCTAATCGAGAAATTCAATTTAAAGCAGGTTTCAACAGGTGATCTTTTCAGATACAATATGAAAAATGACACTGAACTGGGAAAATTGGCTAAGTCTTATATCGATAAGGGAGAATTGGTTCCGGATCAGGTAACAACAGATATGCTGATTGACGAAATCAGAAAACCTACCAACACTAATGGTTTTATCTTTGATGGATATCCAAGAACGACTGCTCAGACAGAAGCTTTGGAAAAAATCGTTAAAGAAGAATTAAATGACGAGATTGACATCTGTCTCTCATTAATCGTAGAAGATAAAATTTTGGTGGAAAGACTTCTTAAAAGAGGAGAAACCAGCGGTAGATCAGATGACAGCAATGTAGAGATCATCGAAAACAGAATTAAAGAATATTATACTAAAACAGCAGAAGTAGCCGAACTTTATAAGCAACAAGGTAAATATGTTGAAGTAAACGGTGTAGGTGAAATTAATGAAATTTCCCAAAAACTTTTCGCTGAGGTAGAGAAAATTAAATAA
- the obgE gene encoding GTPase ObgE, producing the protein MSNFVDYVKIHCKSGHGGAGSAHLRREKYIPKGGPDGGDGGRGGHVIMRGNAQEWTLLPLRYTRHIKAERGENGAKNQLTGADGSDIYIDVPIGTIAKNEEGEIIGEILEDKQEIILMEGGKGGKGNEFFKSSTNQTPRYAQPGMDGQEGYIVFELKILADVGLVGFPNAGKSTLLASVSAAKPKIANYAFTTLTPNLGIVDYRNYKSFVMADIPGIIEGAAEGKGLGHRFLRHIERNSILLFLIPADSEDHFQEFKILENELKEYNPELLDKDFIVSVSKSDLLDNELKKEIAAEFPENKQPLFFSGVTGEGLIELKDAIWKQLHG; encoded by the coding sequence ATGTCTAACTTTGTAGATTACGTAAAAATCCATTGTAAAAGCGGACACGGAGGTGCTGGTTCTGCCCACCTTCGCCGTGAAAAGTATATCCCTAAAGGTGGTCCCGATGGTGGCGACGGAGGTCGTGGTGGACACGTCATTATGAGAGGAAATGCACAGGAATGGACTTTACTTCCGCTTCGATACACCCGTCACATAAAAGCTGAACGTGGTGAAAACGGAGCAAAAAACCAGCTTACCGGTGCTGACGGTTCTGATATTTATATTGATGTTCCTATCGGAACGATCGCTAAAAATGAAGAAGGAGAAATTATTGGCGAAATCCTTGAGGACAAACAGGAAATCATTTTGATGGAAGGAGGAAAAGGAGGAAAAGGAAACGAATTCTTCAAATCTTCTACCAATCAAACTCCAAGATATGCTCAACCCGGAATGGATGGGCAGGAAGGCTATATTGTCTTCGAACTTAAAATTTTGGCCGATGTAGGATTGGTTGGGTTTCCAAATGCCGGAAAATCTACACTTCTTGCTTCTGTATCTGCAGCAAAACCTAAGATTGCCAACTATGCCTTTACTACCCTGACTCCTAACCTTGGAATTGTGGATTACAGAAATTACAAATCATTTGTAATGGCTGATATCCCGGGAATCATTGAAGGGGCAGCAGAAGGAAAAGGATTAGGACACAGATTCCTGAGACATATTGAAAGAAACTCTATCCTCTTGTTTTTGATTCCTGCAGATTCTGAAGATCACTTCCAGGAGTTTAAAATTCTGGAAAATGAATTAAAGGAATACAATCCTGAGCTTTTAGATAAAGACTTCATTGTTTCCGTTTCAAAATCTGATCTTTTGGATAATGAACTGAAAAAAGAAATTGCTGCTGAATTCCCAGAGAACAAACAGCCATTATTCTTTTCAGGAGTTACCGGAGAGGGTCTTATTGAACTGAAAGATGCCATCTGGAAACAACTGCATGGATAA
- a CDS encoding DUF6438 domain-containing protein: MFELELNKNKISTFTAFAFNFIDDNDRAAAANAIGNLNKGKNEGVFKSQIKPSDIAAIEELLNYIDFPNLNNSYSISATDNPSSTLTIVYNTGKIKKIKKIEDYGLVGTYGLKKLYKILFNLRFNQDWEKMP, translated from the coding sequence ATGTTTGAATTAGAACTCAATAAAAATAAGATTTCTACATTCACAGCATTTGCTTTTAACTTCATAGATGATAATGATCGAGCAGCAGCAGCTAATGCAATCGGAAATTTAAATAAAGGTAAAAATGAAGGGGTTTTTAAAAGTCAGATAAAGCCTTCAGACATTGCTGCTATTGAAGAGCTATTGAATTATATTGACTTTCCAAACCTCAATAACAGTTATTCAATCTCCGCAACTGATAATCCGTCCTCTACCCTTACGATTGTTTACAATACTGGAAAAATAAAAAAAATAAAGAAGATTGAAGACTACGGGTTAGTAGGAACTTATGGGCTTAAAAAACTTTATAAAATCTTGTTCAACCTAAGATTTAATCAGGACTGGGAAAAGATGCCTTAA
- a CDS encoding DUF6438 domain-containing protein, with amino-acid sequence MKYVLGLCAFIFIFSCTSQKVNSKYSKIEYQATPCFGFCPVFTMTINPDRTAVFKAEHFNFNDKPSKDEFSKPREGTFKGTIKEEDYNKLISLLDGLEVKNLKDKYGEKNITDLPTSYLKIKFDDGTSKNVEDYGKRGSEKLSEVYHFFEDLRKNQQWTKVK; translated from the coding sequence ATGAAATATGTCCTAGGCCTTTGTGCTTTTATATTTATATTTTCCTGTACTTCTCAGAAAGTAAATTCTAAATATTCTAAAATAGAATATCAGGCAACTCCCTGTTTTGGATTCTGTCCTGTATTCACAATGACCATCAATCCGGATAGAACAGCCGTTTTTAAAGCAGAGCACTTTAATTTTAATGATAAGCCTTCAAAAGACGAATTTTCCAAACCTCGCGAAGGAACTTTTAAAGGAACTATTAAAGAAGAGGATTACAATAAACTCATCAGTTTACTAGATGGTTTAGAAGTAAAAAACTTGAAGGACAAATACGGAGAAAAAAACATCACGGATTTACCTACCTCTTATTTAAAAATCAAATTTGATGATGGTACTTCAAAAAATGTGGAAGATTATGGAAAACGTGGAAGTGAAAAACTCTCAGAAGTATATCATTTTTTTGAAGATCTGAGAAAGAACCAGCAATGGACTAAGGTGAAATAA